A DNA window from Paenibacillus sp. HWE-109 contains the following coding sequences:
- the dprA gene encoding DNA-processing protein DprA has translation MDNRLILIGLHELEGVGWKTILHLLNHFPEPERLLTLSTAELTAKGIRASVAAQIATQFSPSFIEEKLLLYRKQSIQIITIWDDEYPPILKEIAQPPWVLYVKGNLSLLKRPILGIVGTRTPTLYGKRIAEEWAEALSRTGFSIVSGLARGIDSKAHIGALKGKSKTVAVLGCAINHIYPRENALLYKRIEQEGVIISEYPIGTGMRPGMFPQRNRIIAGLSLGVTVVEAAADSGSLITVDFALEESRDVFAVPGPIDSKQSVGALKLLKDGAKLVTQVEEILEEYKHIIRMEELGASKKQSQLFTLTVEEDEIFRKMSNQPVSIDSLLEDGQFTFGHLHAVLLSLVMKKAIKQLPGSTYILA, from the coding sequence ATGGATAATCGATTGATTTTAATTGGACTTCATGAGCTTGAAGGTGTTGGCTGGAAAACGATTCTTCATTTACTAAACCATTTTCCGGAGCCGGAACGTTTATTAACGTTGTCAACAGCTGAACTAACTGCCAAAGGGATTCGAGCATCCGTCGCTGCCCAAATCGCCACACAGTTTAGCCCATCTTTTATTGAAGAAAAACTTCTCTTATATAGGAAGCAATCGATTCAAATCATTACGATTTGGGATGATGAATACCCGCCAATACTCAAAGAAATTGCACAACCACCGTGGGTGCTGTATGTTAAAGGGAATCTTTCTTTGTTAAAAAGGCCAATCCTAGGTATAGTTGGGACAAGAACGCCTACACTGTATGGTAAGAGGATTGCTGAGGAATGGGCAGAAGCACTTTCCAGAACTGGATTCAGCATAGTGAGTGGACTTGCCAGAGGCATAGACAGTAAAGCTCATATCGGGGCTCTAAAAGGCAAATCGAAGACAGTTGCTGTCCTCGGCTGTGCTATCAATCACATTTATCCGCGTGAAAACGCACTATTATATAAGCGTATTGAACAAGAAGGCGTCATCATCTCCGAATATCCGATTGGTACAGGGATGAGACCCGGGATGTTTCCCCAGCGGAATCGGATTATTGCCGGTCTATCGCTTGGTGTTACCGTTGTGGAAGCAGCAGCTGATAGTGGGTCATTAATAACGGTTGATTTTGCCCTCGAAGAATCACGTGATGTATTTGCTGTTCCAGGTCCTATTGACTCCAAACAAAGCGTTGGCGCTCTCAAACTTCTTAAAGATGGCGCCAAATTAGTGACTCAAGTCGAGGAGATTCTGGAGGAGTATAAACATATCATCCGTATGGAGGAACTAGGCGCAAGTAAGAAACAATCACAGCTGTTTACACTAACGGTTGAGGAAGACGAAATTTTCCGGAAAATGTCGAATCAACCAGTCTCAATTGACAGCTTGTTAGAGGATGGTCAATTTACGTTTGGACATTTGCATGCAGTTCTGTTATCTTTGGTAATGAAAAAGGCGATTAAACAGCTTCCAGGTTCTACTTACATCTTAGCATAG
- the sucD gene encoding succinate--CoA ligase subunit alpha: MSILVNKDTKVITQGITGATGLFHTKGGLEYGTQMVGGVTPGKGGTKVDITLENGELVQLPVFNTVIDAKNATGATASVIYVPPAFAAESIIEAIEAELELVICITEGIPVLDMVKVKRYLEGKKTVLIGPNCPGVITPGECKIGIMPGYIHTPGHVGVVSRSGTLTYEAVHQLTTRGIGQSSAVGIGGDPVKGSEFIDILKRFNEDPDTYAVIMIGEIGGTAEEEAAEWVAANMTKPVVGFIGGKTAPPGKRMGHAGAIISGGKGTAAEKVATMERCGIRVAATPSEMGSTLVSVLEEKGMLDKVITKK, encoded by the coding sequence ATGAGTATTTTGGTCAATAAAGATACAAAAGTCATTACTCAAGGGATTACCGGCGCTACGGGTTTGTTTCATACCAAAGGCGGACTGGAATATGGCACACAAATGGTTGGTGGCGTAACGCCTGGTAAAGGCGGTACGAAAGTAGATATCACATTGGAAAACGGTGAGCTTGTTCAGCTTCCGGTTTTTAACACAGTTATCGATGCCAAGAATGCAACAGGAGCTACAGCATCGGTTATTTATGTACCACCTGCTTTCGCAGCGGAGTCCATTATTGAAGCTATTGAAGCTGAGCTTGAGCTTGTTATCTGTATCACGGAAGGTATTCCGGTTCTTGATATGGTAAAAGTGAAACGTTACCTGGAAGGTAAGAAAACGGTTCTTATCGGACCTAACTGCCCAGGCGTTATCACACCAGGTGAGTGTAAAATTGGTATTATGCCAGGATACATTCATACACCAGGCCATGTAGGCGTTGTTTCCCGTTCCGGGACTTTGACTTACGAAGCTGTTCATCAATTGACTACACGTGGAATCGGTCAATCCTCCGCTGTTGGTATCGGTGGAGATCCGGTTAAAGGTTCTGAGTTCATTGATATCCTCAAACGTTTCAATGAAGATCCAGACACCTATGCGGTTATCATGATCGGTGAGATCGGTGGTACGGCTGAAGAAGAAGCGGCTGAGTGGGTTGCTGCTAACATGACGAAGCCAGTTGTTGGCTTTATCGGTGGTAAAACGGCGCCTCCAGGAAAACGTATGGGACATGCTGGCGCCATTATTTCCGGTGGTAAAGGTACTGCTGCTGAGAAAGTTGCAACAATGGAAAGATGCGGAATCCGCGTAGCTGCAACACCTTCTGAAATGGGCTCTACGCTTGTAAGTGTCCTTGAAGAAAAAGGCATGCTGGATAAAGTTATCACAAAAAAATAG
- the sucC gene encoding ADP-forming succinate--CoA ligase subunit beta codes for MNIHEYQGKEVLRQYGVSVPNGKVAFTVDEAVEAAKELGTSVVVVKAQIHAGGRGKAGGVKVAKSLDEVRTYASEILGKVLVTHQTGPEGKEVKRLLIEEGCDIKKEYYVGVVVDRATGSVVLMASEEGGTEIEEVAEHSPEKIFKEVVDPAIGLQAFQARRLAYAINIPNELVNKAVKFMLALYKAFVEKDASIAEINPLVVTGSGDVMALDAKLNFDSNALFRHKDIVDLRDLEEEDAKEIQASKYDLSYIALDGNIGCMVNGAGLAMATMDIIKHYGGDPANFLDVGGGATKEKVTEAFKIILSDEQVKGIFVNIFGGIMRCDVIADGVVAAARELGLSRPLVVRLEGTNVELGKKILNESGLNIVAADSMADGAQKIVALVK; via the coding sequence ATGAATATCCATGAGTATCAAGGCAAAGAAGTCCTGAGACAGTACGGAGTCAGCGTTCCTAACGGAAAAGTTGCTTTTACCGTTGATGAGGCTGTTGAAGCAGCAAAAGAACTCGGAACATCCGTCGTCGTAGTTAAGGCGCAAATTCATGCCGGAGGTCGCGGTAAGGCAGGCGGCGTTAAGGTAGCTAAAAGCCTCGACGAAGTTCGTACATATGCTAGCGAGATTCTTGGTAAAGTGCTTGTCACTCACCAAACAGGTCCAGAAGGTAAAGAAGTAAAACGCCTTTTGATCGAAGAGGGCTGTGACATTAAAAAAGAATATTATGTCGGTGTAGTTGTTGACCGTGCTACAGGCAGCGTCGTTTTGATGGCTTCTGAAGAAGGCGGTACGGAGATTGAAGAAGTAGCTGAGCATTCTCCTGAGAAAATTTTCAAAGAGGTTGTAGATCCAGCAATCGGTCTTCAAGCTTTCCAAGCACGTAGACTTGCTTACGCGATCAACATTCCTAATGAGCTTGTCAACAAAGCAGTTAAATTCATGCTTGCTCTCTATAAAGCATTCGTTGAGAAAGACGCATCTATTGCCGAAATCAACCCTTTGGTTGTAACAGGCTCTGGTGACGTTATGGCTCTCGATGCCAAATTGAACTTCGATTCCAACGCGCTTTTCCGTCACAAAGACATCGTAGATCTTCGTGATCTTGAAGAAGAAGACGCGAAAGAAATTCAAGCTTCCAAGTACGACCTGAGCTACATCGCTCTTGATGGAAACATCGGTTGTATGGTTAACGGCGCAGGACTTGCAATGGCCACTATGGACATTATCAAGCACTACGGCGGAGACCCGGCTAACTTCCTAGACGTAGGGGGCGGTGCTACGAAAGAGAAAGTTACTGAAGCATTCAAAATCATCTTGTCCGATGAGCAAGTTAAAGGGATTTTCGTTAACATTTTCGGTGGGATTATGCGTTGTGACGTTATTGCTGATGGCGTTGTCGCTGCTGCAAGAGAGCTTGGACTTTCCCGTCCGCTCGTTGTTCGTCTAGAAGGAACTAACGTTGAACTTGGCAAAAAGATTCTTAATGAATCCGGCTTGAACATCGTTGCGGCTGACTCCATGGCAGACGGCGCACAAAAAATCGTTGCACTTGTGAAATAA